The segment GTGACTACCCGGAAGGATCCCGAGGGCCGGCCTACGGTATTCGACCGCCTGCCCAGGCTCAAGGATAACCGCTGGATATCCATAGGGCGCCTGGATATCAATACCACCGGGCTTGTGTTGTTCACCACCGACGGTGAGCTTGCTAATCGCCTGATGCACCCCTCAAGTGAGATTGACCGGGAATACGCAGTCCGGGTTTTTGGCGAGGTTGATGACGCCATGATCGAGCGACTGATGGCGGGTGTCCTTCTTGAAGACGGTATTGCCAAATTCAGTGATTTAAGCCCCGCGGGCGGCAGCGGAATCAACCGTTGGTTCCACGTTACGCTTCTGGAAGGTCGTAACCGTGAGGTTCGGCGCTTGTGGGAGTCCCAGGGGGTGCGCGTAAGTCGTTTGAAGCGTGTACGTTATGGGCCGATTTTTCTGCCCAGCAGGCTGATACTTGGCAAATGGGAAGAGTTGGATCAGAAAGCGGTGGATGCTCTAAGCGGATCTGTCGGCCTTGCCCCTGTTGATATTCCGCAGAAAACCCCGGATGAGCAGGCTGTCCATGACCGGCAGAGAAG is part of the Marinobacter antarcticus genome and harbors:
- the rluB gene encoding 23S rRNA pseudouridine(2605) synthase RluB, which gives rise to MASERPGRKAKPAADTATNEGPERIQKLLSRAGIGSRREIEGWMETGRLTVNGEAAVPGQKATADDRFELDEKRLEVAAAAGNVRRVLIYNKPEGEVTTRKDPEGRPTVFDRLPRLKDNRWISIGRLDINTTGLVLFTTDGELANRLMHPSSEIDREYAVRVFGEVDDAMIERLMAGVLLEDGIAKFSDLSPAGGSGINRWFHVTLLEGRNREVRRLWESQGVRVSRLKRVRYGPIFLPSRLILGKWEELDQKAVDALSGSVGLAPVDIPQKTPDEQAVHDRQRRKSPGSGGKKTGSRRWDVSDTKPTRNGGSDKSRGGAGKPKTGSGRPRKAHSGSAGKSGR